From the genome of Pradoshia eiseniae:
TCGTATTTATCCGGGTCTGCATTATCATCGGTAGTGAAGTTCCTTCCGCCTATGATACGCCCCTGCAAATCAGGATGGTCAGTATCAGCGCCCGTATCCAAGATGGCCACCTTGATGCCTGTTCCCTTGGTCTGTTTCCAGATTTCAGGTGCCTTGATTATCTCGATTCCTTTCGGCATTTCATTGGCAGCCTCGACTTCTTCAATTACCTGGTATGGTATAACTCGCATTTCTCGATTCATGCTCTTCCCTCCTATTGGATTAACATCATAAAGCAATGGAGATAACCATATTTTAACAATTTTTACCATCAGATAAAAGATACATTAGCACTGATTTTTATTTAAAGAGTGATTTTTTTGCATCCATTTATGTACTTACACATGAGAAGCTCTCGAATAATAGAGACAGCTCATCAGTTGACTTAGCCAGAAAACAAGGCTTTGAATGCTTTAGTTCCGCTTCAGAACCATATCCGTATAGGACGGCAATTGAATCAATGCCAGCTTTTTGAGCACCAATGATATCATGCATACGGTCCCCCACCATAATGAAATCAGAGGGCAATACTTGAGGATAGATGTTTATGATATGTCCGATGATTTCAGCCTTATTGGAACGGTCACCATTCAAGTGACTTCCTATGATCCGGTCAAAATAGTGATCTAATCCAAAATGGGTCATAATTCGTTCAGCAAAGATGGTCGGCTTGGAAGTAGCGATAACAAGAATATAGCCTTTATTGATTAACAGGCTCAGTAGTTGTCTTATCCCAGGATATAGTTCATTTTCATAGATTCCTTGGTCTGTATACCGCTCACGATAGTAAGTGATTGCCCTTTGGGCGTCCAGTTTATTCATATGAAACATTTGCTCGAAGGATTCCTGAAGAGGCGGGCCGATAAATGCTCTTAGTTGATGAAGACTTGGCGACTCAAATCCCATCTTGCTGAGTGCATACTGAACAGACTGACTTATTCCCCAGAACGGGTCGGTGAGCGTTCCGTCTAAATCAAATAGGATTACTTTATACCTCATATTCTATTCCCCCGCATGAAAGTTAAAATATCCGCAACAGGCTGCCTGCCTCACGGTCTAGCAAGAATGTTGTGTTTCGGTGAAGCTTTAAGGCATTCGCCGGCATCTGCGGGTCAAAGCTCTCATTCACGGTTCTCCTGATAATCTTTGCCTTGTCCAAACCGTTGGCCAGAATAAAGATTTCCCGTGCACCCAATAAATGCTTGATGCCTAATGTATATGCTTTTGTTAAAGGTCCGTCCTTTCTCACAAGCCTTTGTCCAAATAACCTGGTATTTGCGCCAAGCTCGGATATATGCGAATAGGCTGCAAACGAACTGCCTGGTTCATTAATGCCTATATGACCATTCGTCCCAATACCGAGAATCACTAAATCAAGGCCTCCCTGCTCAAAAATGAATTCGTCCATTTTTTGGCATTCTTCGTATGGATTGGAGGATTTCCCGTTAAATAAATATACTTGCCGATTTGGCACCTTTATCTTTGACAAGAAAGCATTGTATAAAAAGTACTGACAGCTTTCACGTTTAGCAGGATGAGCCCCCACCCATTCAAATAGACCAACAAACCGACAACGAGAGAAATCCACTCGTCCTTCCTTAGCATAGTCTACAAGAATTTCTAATAATCTTACATGTGTATAACCCATTGGAAGACAAATAAACAAGTCCGGTTTTTCATGAACCTCCTGCACAATAATTTCAGCGGCTGAGTAAGACATTTCTTCATAATTTTGAAAGATGGCATAGTTCATTCCTTCTTAGTACTCCTTCCGACCTTGACCTTTAGTTTTCCTAATGAATGAACAACGGTTTAAATTTCAATTGGAGCCAAATCTGGTAGGTGAGAAAAAACATGGAGTATGACAGAAGAGCAAAGAAAGAGAGAAGATAAGTAAAATGAGCATGAACAAGAATTTCTGAATGATAATTCATTCAGTAGATAAAACTCCTTTTCCCATAATACAATGACTTTTCCACATTAAGCAAGTGAATTATCTGAAATTTTAGGTAAATATTCGCTTGTTTTCAGATAATATAGGAGAGAATGTTTTCCCCCTATACAAGAAATGATGTTAAACAGCCTATTCATACATGAATCTCCATACTTTGCAGCAATATACGCTTTTATCGTACAAAAGCTTCCTAGGTATTTAGAAACCTTCCTCCTCCATTTTATTCCTATTGGTTTTCACAGCAAGTGTTCCATAGCTATGTAACGCCATTCCTGCCATAACTACGGCGATTCCAAAAAGCGAAATAAGAGAAGGAAAAGCAGCCGAAAGGAAGATCACTTCTCCTCCAAGGGCGAAGATGAGCTCCATCGATTGAGTCGCTTCCACGGCGGCAAGCTTCTTCAAATCTTTGCGAATCAAATCGGTTGCCTTAAAAAATAAAACAGTTGCTATAATGCCGGAAGTGATGGCGACCGTCAAGGATTGCAAGCTCTGCATTCCGCTCGGTCTTCCCTCAGTCATCAGCGCAATAAGAGCTAATAACAGCCAAAGAGGCATACTGGCAATGGTCATTCCCAATACACGCTGAAAAGCATTCAATCGTCCGTTTGTCAGTTCCATCATCTTGCGATTGCCTAGCGGATACGCGAATGCCGCAACCATTATTGGCAGGAAGCCAAGCAAGAACTCATGCATTGGCAGTCCATTCATCGCATCAGCCTGCATAATGAACACACCCACTAATATAATGAGGGAGAAGCCCAATTCTTTAAACGGTATCCCTTGCCTTTCTTTAAACGGATCATTCGATCTCATGAAAATCGGTACCAGCAATGTCCCTGCAATGATTGTCATTTGCCATGAACCAGCAATCAGCCAGCCCGGAGAATAAATTGTAGCAAAGCATAAAGGGGCATAGAATAAACCAAAACCAACTAAGCTCCATAGCAGCCATGCTTTTGGATTTTCCTTCATTACCTGCCATAAATCCTTCAGCTGCCTGTTCATGCATACGATGATTAACAGAAAAGGAATCATGAAGAAATAGCGTAAAGATGCGCTCCATAACCAGCTTCCTCCGCCTAATTCCATCGAACGGTTTAATACAAATGTGAACGCAAAAAAGAATGCCGAACAAACACCTAATAAGATTGCGCGCATTCATCATCACTCCTTTCTTCTTTACGTACAGGGCAGATTTACATAAGAACTTTTATTATTGTTTGCAAGTAAACTATTTATATCCTATCTATTCATATCGTAAAACTCTTTTTCTTCTCAAAGACTCCCTTTAAAGCTAGAATGAATTGGACTAAATACTAAATCCTATAGAGGAGACTTTCATCTTGAAAACTGATAAACTACATCAACAATCCTTATATTCTATTTCCTGGCCGCTATTTATTGAACTGTCCCTGCATATGGGCATGGGTTTTCTGGCAACCTTGATGCTCGGATTTTACTCAGATTATGCAGCGGCAGGCGTTGGTGTGGCAAACCAGCTCATGAGCATGTTCATTCTCCTATTTAATATGACCGCCATTGGAGCCATGATCTTAATTGGCCATCGAATCGGCGCTTTAGAATATAAACAAGCACATCAGCTGGCTCGTTCTGCATTAGCGATTAATTTCTGGCTTGGTATCATCTTATCTATCCTTATGCTTTTATTCGGGAACTATCTTCTGCGTTTATTTGATGTCAGTGATCAGGTTTTTACGTATGCGTCCCTTTTCATCAAGATTGTCGGTCTTTCCTTATGCCTGGAAAGTATATCGCTCGTTCTTGGTGCCATACTTCGCAGTCATGGCCATACGAAGGAGCCGATGTATGTTTCCTTGCTGATGAATTTGATCAGCACAATCGGTTATGTGATTTGTATTTTTGGTCTCTTTGGCCTTCCAGTTACAGGTGTAGCCGGTGTATCATGGACCATTATCATTGCTCGGGCAATCGCGGTTGCCGCTCTCTTTTTGATTGTGGCAAAGGAGCTTTCAATAAGATTCAAATGGGTTGACCTCATCCGCATTGACATGCAAGATACGAAGCGCTTATTTGAGATCGGCGTTCCTTCTGCCGGCGAAAATCTTTCTTATAACTTCTCTCAACTCATTGTCACTGGCATTATTGCGACATTTGGCGATGCTTCATTAACGGCAAGGGTCTATTTAATGAATATTAACATGCTCTGCTATTTATTCAGCATCGCCATTGGAGAAGGTACACAGCTGCTTGTCGCGCGCTATATTGGGGCAGGAGAATTCACCAAGGCATGGAAGCGCGGACTTAAAACAGTTAAACTTGCTGTCTTTGCCTCAACATCTGTTTCGCTGACCCTGGCTCTAATCGGAGAGCCGCTGATCGACATGTTCAGTTCCGATGCTGCCATTGTGGCCATTGCGGTTCCAGTTTTGTGGGCCATTGCTTTTGTTGAACCAGGAAGAGCGATCAATATCGTGTTAATGAGCTCATTGAAATCTGCCGGAGACGTCAGATTCCCGGTCATCATCGGCATCTTCTCCATGTGGCTTATCTCCGTCGCATTCGGTTATGTATTAGGCCTCACATTCGGTCTTGGCTTATTAGGTGTATGGATGGCTCAAGGTGTTGATGAGTGGTTCAGGGCATTATTTGCGGTAAAGAGATGGAACAGCCGTCCATGGGAACGGAAGTTTGCCAGCAAATTCAATGTGAAAATGAAGACATCCTGAATGGATTCCTTTCTTGCTTCCGTGTTATTTCTTTTATCCATTCCCATTTATTAACGAATACAAATAGGCATCATGCGGTTTCCCATTTTGGCACATATAGCTCCTTAGAATCCCTTCTCGTTGAAAGCCCTGGTTTAACAATAAACGGCTCGAGGCCTCATTTTCCAAATATACAACCGCTCCAATGCGCGTGAGCTCGAGCTGCTGTTTAAATCCATACGACAGAACGGAAGCGAGAGATTCTGAAGCATATCCTAGTCCCCAATAATCCGGGTGGAGCTCATAGCCTACCTCTGCCCGCTTATGCTTCATCACTAAAGCATTCAAGCCAATCGTTCCTATTAACTCATTTGTCTCCTTTCTTTCAATGCCCCATCTCACACCTCTTTTCTCATGGAAATTTCGAGCGAAGAAATGAATGATATCCTTCGCTTCCTCCACCCTTGTCATTTTGTCCTGGCCGTAATAGCGGATAACCAGCTCATTTGAAAAGCATGCAAGGACTCGTTCTGCATCATTGACTGTCAATTCTCTTAACCTTAGCCGCTCTGTTTCTAATTGCGGAAACATGCGGAACACCCCCTTATATTTCTTCTATCACTTTCAGGTGAACTCTAGTGAGATAATGTCCCCCATCCTCTTTCTGATAAAATAGGAATAATCAGCCGCCGCACTTCTTGATACTATTCCTTATCTCCAAATACTATTTCTCCTTTTTCGCCGTATTCTCCTGTACATCTTCCAGAAAAATAAAAACGCACTAGTCCGTTGTGAAAGGACTAGTGCGTATATTCCTTATATTTGTCTTTCCCAGTGGCGATGCTTGGCAACAGCTTGGATGAAGGCTTCTATCGAATCATCGATGTTAACCGTATTGTCAGAAGTAATCACACCTGCAGCTGCCTTCTCTGATTCCATAAGGAATGCCTGCATTAGAGCTGCTCCTTCCTTTGGCGCTCCAATAGCCTTATAGTGATTGAATGCATTCATCAAGAACTCATTAACCTTTTTGTTCTTCTTCAATGCATCTACGCTTTCTTGGCCGGTTGCGATATAAACTGCATCATAGAGAACAGAATCAGCTGTCAGGAAGGTTTGGTCGACCTTCAATTCAGCTCCATTTGCACTCTTGATCTTCCCTTGGTGTTCACTCACGATTTCCGCCATCATTCCTGCTTGTTCAAAGGCCTTTAAGACGTTCATCAGATCTTCGCCATCAAAGCCGTTATGAACCAAGATAGCCACCTTTCTCGTTTGCGCACTCATTGGTGTATTAAGCTGGCTAAGAGCCGGAGACTGGTCAGTGACCGTTGATTCTTTTTCCTTCTCTGGAACTTCAAGCCCTAGCCCTATCGCTATTTGCTCGGCAAGGAAGTGATCAACATTCGCATACATATCCACGACTTGCTGCTGGATTTCCTTGTTAAGACATTTGCCAAGCTCGAACTGGAAGGCTTCAATAATATGCTGCTTCTCTGGCATAGACATACTGTTCCAGAATAGTTTAGCTTGGCTATAATGATCCATAAAGCTGTCACTGCGCTTTCTCACCTTATGTCCTTCTACTTTTTCTTGGTAATGAGTATATCCGCCTTCCTCCGGGGATGCCGGTGCCGGTGAATTATTAGCGAGCCCATTCTTATGATAGCTGACCTGCCCTTGGTCAATTCTCATCTGATGGTATCCATCACGCTGATGATTATGCACTGGAGATACCGGGCGGTTGATCGGAATCTGCTGGAAGTTCGGACCGCCAAGACGAAGGAGCTGTGTATCCGTATAGGAGAATAAACGTCCCTGCAATAATGGGTCATTCGTGAAGTCAATACCAGGAACGACATGGCCAATATGGAAGGCAGCCTGCTCCGTTTCGGCAAAAACATTATCCACATTCTTATCTAGGGTCATTTTCCCAATGCGATGCACTGGAACAAGCTCCTCCGGCCAAATCTTTGTCGGGTCTAGCACATCAAAGTCAAAGTTGAATTCATCCTCTTCCTTGATGATTTGAATGCCTAATTCATATTCCGGGTAATTCCCAAGTTCAATCGCTTCATATAAGTCACGACGATGGAAATCCGGGTCCTTCCCCGCAATCTTCTGTGCTTCATCCCAGACAAGGGAATGAACACCTAGGAGGGGCTTCCAATGGAATTTCACGAAATGGGCAATTCCCTCTGCATTAACCAATCGGAAAGTATGGACACCGAATCCCTCCATCATCCGATAGCTGCGAGGAATACCCCTGTCTGAATTGGTCCATAACACCATATGGGCCGACTCCGTATTATTCACGATGAAATCATAAAAGGTATCATGAGCAGTTGCTGCCTGAGGCATTTCATTATGCGGCTCCGGCTTGAAGGAATGGACAAGATCCGGGAATTTGATTGCATCCTGGATGAAGAATACCGGGATGTTATTTCCGACTAAATCAAAGTTCCCCTCATCTGTATAGAATTTCGTCGCAAACCCGCGCGCATCCCGAACAGAATCAGCAGAACCCCTTGAACCAGCCACAGTGGAGAAGCGGACAAAGACAGGCGTTTTCTTAGACGGTTCTTGCAGGAAATCTGCCTTCGTCCATTTAGCCATCGATTCATAAACTTGGAAGTATCCATGAGCGCCAAAGCCTCTGGCATGGACAATCCTTTCTGGAATTCGCTCATGATCGAAATGCGTCATCTTTTCCCTGAAATGAAAATCTTCCATCAATGTTGGCCCTCGTTCTCCAGCCTTTAAGGAATGCTCATCCTCAGACACTCGGACACCATGATTCGTCGTCAGCTTTTTCCCGTCATTATTAATGCGATATTCCTCTAATTGCTCATCCTTTTTATTGTCTGCCACGTTCATCATCCTTCCATTATGATATTATCGAAAACTAGAACTATGTAAGAACTTTCGGTATATAGTTTTCTCTCTACTTTGATGTACCCTTGCCTATTTTTGTTAAACTGTGCCAAACGGCCTAGCATTTTATCATCTGGGTATAGAAAAAGAGCATCCTGTTATTGGGATGCTCCCTGCCAATCAATCGTTATTTCTTCATTAACTCACTTAACAGCACTGGTAATGACTGAATAGACATATTGAGCGCTTCAAGCTTGCCTTCTATCCTGTATAATAAATAAATAGTGACAACGATTGGAAAGCCAACATCCTTTATAAACAGCAATAATTCGTCCACTGAAGTAGCCTCCTTTCCTATCCCTCGTTGGAAAAAGAGAAGCTAACCCCAAATTGGATTAGCTTCCCCTACTGCCATCAAGAAAATAAATAGCTTGTTTTAGTCGTTTCAACCAATCGTGCTTCTTTAGCAGCTACATATGGACCTGCATTATTTTTAAAGGCCTGTGAGGCAATGATTTCATTCATTGCAGCACGTACGGCAGCCTCATTTACAGGCTCAATAGGATCTTCAATCTGTATTTTCGCTGTCTTTTCATCAGCCGTGACAAAGTATAATTCTAGTACCTTATCCATTTACTCCACTCCTTTCAATTGTTTTGTTCACTGCTTTTTGCTTAAGATTCAAGACCCCAGGTATCGAGCCTCTTGACACCGATTGCCGAGTGCTTTTGCAGTGATACAATTGCATCTGCGCACCGCTTCAAGGCACTGCCGCCAACCCCATTGTTCATGTTGGAAAAGGTTTTCTTCTTCGTGATCGGCTTGCCAAGTGCATCGATTCCGACCGCGAACTCAATTTGCAATTTCGTCACTTCCAAGAATTGTTCATTCATGTTCTCACCTCCCTTTCACCCGTTATATACAATCCACCCGCATAAAAGGGACCATGTGTGGCTAATTTTCTATTATTCTTTTAAGAAATGGGTCAATCAGTCTCTTACTGATTCATAACTAAAAACTAAAAAAAGGCAGAAACGTTGGTATATCAACATTTCTGCCTTTGTTC
Proteins encoded in this window:
- a CDS encoding DUF1659 domain-containing protein; its protein translation is MNEQFLEVTKLQIEFAVGIDALGKPITKKKTFSNMNNGVGGSALKRCADAIVSLQKHSAIGVKRLDTWGLES
- a CDS encoding DUF2922 domain-containing protein: MDKVLELYFVTADEKTAKIQIEDPIEPVNEAAVRAAMNEIIASQAFKNNAGPYVAAKEARLVETTKTSYLFS
- a CDS encoding glucosamine-6-phosphate deaminase, giving the protein MNYAIFQNYEEMSYSAAEIIVQEVHEKPDLFICLPMGYTHVRLLEILVDYAKEGRVDFSRCRFVGLFEWVGAHPAKRESCQYFLYNAFLSKIKVPNRQVYLFNGKSSNPYEECQKMDEFIFEQGGLDLVILGIGTNGHIGINEPGSSFAAYSHISELGANTRLFGQRLVRKDGPLTKAYTLGIKHLLGAREIFILANGLDKAKIIRRTVNESFDPQMPANALKLHRNTTFLLDREAGSLLRIF
- a CDS encoding YvrJ family protein translates to MDELLLFIKDVGFPIVVTIYLLYRIEGKLEALNMSIQSLPVLLSELMKK
- a CDS encoding GNAT family N-acetyltransferase, whose translation is MFPQLETERLRLRELTVNDAERVLACFSNELVIRYYGQDKMTRVEEAKDIIHFFARNFHEKRGVRWGIERKETNELIGTIGLNALVMKHKRAEVGYELHPDYWGLGYASESLASVLSYGFKQQLELTRIGAVVYLENEASSRLLLNQGFQREGILRSYMCQNGKPHDAYLYSLINGNG
- a CDS encoding MATE family efflux transporter → MKTDKLHQQSLYSISWPLFIELSLHMGMGFLATLMLGFYSDYAAAGVGVANQLMSMFILLFNMTAIGAMILIGHRIGALEYKQAHQLARSALAINFWLGIILSILMLLFGNYLLRLFDVSDQVFTYASLFIKIVGLSLCLESISLVLGAILRSHGHTKEPMYVSLLMNLISTIGYVICIFGLFGLPVTGVAGVSWTIIIARAIAVAALFLIVAKELSIRFKWVDLIRIDMQDTKRLFEIGVPSAGENLSYNFSQLIVTGIIATFGDASLTARVYLMNINMLCYLFSIAIGEGTQLLVARYIGAGEFTKAWKRGLKTVKLAVFASTSVSLTLALIGEPLIDMFSSDAAIVAIAVPVLWAIAFVEPGRAINIVLMSSLKSAGDVRFPVIIGIFSMWLISVAFGYVLGLTFGLGLLGVWMAQGVDEWFRALFAVKRWNSRPWERKFASKFNVKMKTS
- a CDS encoding HAD family hydrolase, yielding MRYKVILFDLDGTLTDPFWGISQSVQYALSKMGFESPSLHQLRAFIGPPLQESFEQMFHMNKLDAQRAITYYRERYTDQGIYENELYPGIRQLLSLLINKGYILVIATSKPTIFAERIMTHFGLDHYFDRIIGSHLNGDRSNKAEIIGHIINIYPQVLPSDFIMVGDRMHDIIGAQKAGIDSIAVLYGYGSEAELKHSKPCFLAKSTDELSLLFESFSCVST
- a CDS encoding DMT family transporter is translated as MRAILLGVCSAFFFAFTFVLNRSMELGGGSWLWSASLRYFFMIPFLLIIVCMNRQLKDLWQVMKENPKAWLLWSLVGFGLFYAPLCFATIYSPGWLIAGSWQMTIIAGTLLVPIFMRSNDPFKERQGIPFKELGFSLIILVGVFIMQADAMNGLPMHEFLLGFLPIMVAAFAYPLGNRKMMELTNGRLNAFQRVLGMTIASMPLWLLLALIALMTEGRPSGMQSLQSLTVAITSGIIATVLFFKATDLIRKDLKKLAAVEATQSMELIFALGGEVIFLSAAFPSLISLFGIAVVMAGMALHSYGTLAVKTNRNKMEEEGF
- a CDS encoding catalase, with translation MMNVADNKKDEQLEEYRINNDGKKLTTNHGVRVSEDEHSLKAGERGPTLMEDFHFREKMTHFDHERIPERIVHARGFGAHGYFQVYESMAKWTKADFLQEPSKKTPVFVRFSTVAGSRGSADSVRDARGFATKFYTDEGNFDLVGNNIPVFFIQDAIKFPDLVHSFKPEPHNEMPQAATAHDTFYDFIVNNTESAHMVLWTNSDRGIPRSYRMMEGFGVHTFRLVNAEGIAHFVKFHWKPLLGVHSLVWDEAQKIAGKDPDFHRRDLYEAIELGNYPEYELGIQIIKEEDEFNFDFDVLDPTKIWPEELVPVHRIGKMTLDKNVDNVFAETEQAAFHIGHVVPGIDFTNDPLLQGRLFSYTDTQLLRLGGPNFQQIPINRPVSPVHNHQRDGYHQMRIDQGQVSYHKNGLANNSPAPASPEEGGYTHYQEKVEGHKVRKRSDSFMDHYSQAKLFWNSMSMPEKQHIIEAFQFELGKCLNKEIQQQVVDMYANVDHFLAEQIAIGLGLEVPEKEKESTVTDQSPALSQLNTPMSAQTRKVAILVHNGFDGEDLMNVLKAFEQAGMMAEIVSEHQGKIKSANGAELKVDQTFLTADSVLYDAVYIATGQESVDALKKNKKVNEFLMNAFNHYKAIGAPKEGAALMQAFLMESEKAAAGVITSDNTVNIDDSIEAFIQAVAKHRHWERQI